A stretch of Lathyrus oleraceus cultivar Zhongwan6 chromosome 6, CAAS_Psat_ZW6_1.0, whole genome shotgun sequence DNA encodes these proteins:
- the LOC127096821 gene encoding putative expansin-A17: MEKLIFIGVVVLMGLFTSELRVTSAVWQRAHATFYDGPKGGACGYGDQLIGDYGTNTAALSMVLFNDGKSCGGCYQIVCDASQVPQWCHKGTSITVTATNFCPPNYNLPNDNGGWCNPPRPHFDMSQSAFESIAIYRAGIVPIFYRKVWCKKRDGGMKFTMNGNDYFNLVVISNVGGAGDISNVWIKGSKMEKWESMSKNWGANWLSSRYLNGQSLSFRIQLSDGRSVIAKDVVPSNWRFGQTFFSNVKL; the protein is encoded by the exons ATGGAGAAGCTAATTTTCATTGGTGTTGTAGTGCTTATGGGATTGTTCACCTCAGAACTAAGAGTAACATCAGCAGTTTGGCAGCGAGCTCATGCAACTTTCTATGATGGACCTAAGG GAGGTGCATGTGGGTATGGAGATCAACTAATAGGTGATTATGGAACAAACACAGCTGCTTTGAGTATGGTTTTGTTTAATGATGGGAAATCATGTGGTGGTTGCTATCAGATTGTTTGTGATGCAAGTCAAGTCCCCCAATGGTGCCACAAGGGAACTTCCATAACAGTTACTGCCACTAATTTCTGTCCCCCAAACTATAATCTCCCTAATGACAATGGTGGTTGGTGTAATCCTCCTAGACCACATTTTGACATGTCTCAATCCGCTTTCGAATCCATCGCGATTTATAGAGCCGGGATCGTTCCAATCTTTTACCGAAA AGTTTGGTGCAAAAAAAGAGATGGAGGCATGAAATTTACAATGAATGGGAATGATTACTTTAATTTAGTGGTTATAAGCAATGTAGGGGGAGCAGGGGATATTTCCAATGTTTGGATCAAAGGGTCAAAAATGGAAAAATGGGAATCCATGTCAAAGAATTGGGGTGCTAACTGGCTAAGCTCAAGGTATCTTAATGGTCAAAGCTTGTCCTTCAGAATTCAACTCAGTGATGGAAGAAGTGTTATAGCTAAAGATGTGGTTCCCTCTAATTGGAGATTTGGTCAAACATTCTTCAGCAATGTTAAGCTCtga
- the LOC127093199 gene encoding protein COP1 SUPPRESSOR 2, translating to MENSKQEKPRRKNYRKRNPTEENDQLPQSQSNNDSDDEHERRLALEEIKLLQKQRERKSGIPANLTLQQSNPGISGGLASKTVEKNDGGGDGGDKDDLVLQDTFAQETAVMDEDPNMVKYIEQELAKKRGRNIDEEDQVENELKRAEDELYTIPDHLKVKKRNSEESSTQWTTGIAEIQLPIEYKLKNIEETEAAKKLLQEKRLMVGRAKSDFSIPSSYSADYFQRGRDYAEKLRREHPELYKERSLQDDSSAPKQNDTGSDAAGAIQRQAATDQFMLERFKKRERHRVRR from the exons ATGGAAAATTCGAAACAAGAGAAGCCGCGAAGGAAAAACTACCGAAAGAGAAACCCAACCGAAGAAAACGACCAACTCCCACAATCCCAATCAAACAACGATTCCGACGACGAACACGAAAGAAG ATTGGCATTGGAAGAGATCAAACTTCTCCAGAAGCAGAGAGAAAGGAAATCAGGAATTCCTGCAAACCTTACTTTGCAGCAATCTAATCCTGGAATTTCCGGCGGGTTAGCTTCTAAAACAGTTGAAAAGAACGACGGCGGCGGCGATGGCGGTGACAAGGATGATCTCGTTCTTCAAGATACGTTTGCTCAAGAGACTGCAGTTATGGATGAAGATCCCAATAT GGTTAAGTATATTGAGCAGGAATTAGCGAAGAAGAGAGGTAGAAATATTGATGAAGAAGATCAAGTGGAGAATGAGTTGAAACGTGCTGAAGATGAACTATATACAATCCCTGACCATCTTAAA GTAAAAAAGCGAAATTCAGAAGAAAGCTCTACACAGTGGACCACTGGTATCGCGGAGATTCAGCTTCCGATAGA ATATAAATTGAAAAATATTGAAGAAACAGAGGCTGCAAAAAAGCTTCTGCAGGAAAAGAGGCTTATGGTTGGTCGGGCAAAATCAGATTTCAGCATTCCGTCAAGTTACAGTGCTGATTATTTCCAGCGGGGCAGGGATTATGCTGAAAAACTTAGAAGAG AACATCCCGAGTTGTACAAAGAGAGAAGTCTACAGGATGATAGTTCTGCACCCAAACAAAATGATACCGGCAGTGATGCCGCTGGTGCGATACAGAGGCAGGCTGCAACAGACCAATTCATGTTAGAGCGTTTCAAGAAACGAGAACGTCACCGTGTCCGGAGATGA